CCTCCCCGTTGTCAACCCCGACGGTGTGTccgcccccaacccaccttTTGTCTTCACAAATGACTAACAAACGCCCCAGGATTCGTCTACACCCAAACCAACGACCGCCTCTGGCGCAAGAACCGCCAAACCCGCTCCGGCCAGTCCTGCGTCGGCACCGACCAGAACCGCAACTGGAACTACCAGTGGTccgtcaccggcggcgcCTCCACCTCGCCCTGCTCCGAGACCTACAAGGGCCTCGCCGCCGGCGACACCCCCGAGATCAGGGCCCTGAccgccttcaccaccaccctcaagaACAGCCGCGGCATCCGCCTCTACATCGACTGGCACTCATACGGTCAGTACATCCTCCTGCCTTATGGGTACGACTGCTCCGCCCGCGCGTCCAACCACGCCGCCCAGAGCAGTCTCGCCTCTGGCATGGCTACTCGGATCAGACAGAGCTACGGCACTACcttcaccaccggccccaGCTGCTCGACGCTGTACAAGACTACTGGCAGCGCGCCGGATTACATGactgctgttggtggtgctaCTTATGCTTGGACTATCGAGTTGAGGCCTGCGGgcagcagcggtggtggctttGTTTTGCCTGCTACGCAGATTTTGCCTAGCAGTATTGAGCAGTGGGAAGGTATCAAGTATGTGCTTGCTCAGGTTTGAGCccggggggttgttgagtggATGACATTGGGGATgtcggggaggagagggagggaaagggaatGAAGATATGTGTATATACGATGATACGATGTATTTATCTGACGTGCAATTTGAATTGTGACGATTATGAACCTTGTTTTCTCGTGTATTGGCCTCAAGCTCGATACATTTGATGTGAACAACCCGATATTACATGGTTTCGCATATCCTGGCATGTTTCATATCTTCCCAATGGTATGTCTTTTCGCCTACAGCCAATGAGTGCAGGTCGAAGCCCTGGTGGTGGAGCGCGGGCCTTCCTCATCGCCCATGAGTCCATGCTGGAGGCCTTTCATCATCTCGGGGGTGAACGGAAGATGTGTCCCTAAAACTGCAGCACGGGTATTAGTCCCACAGTCGTGGTGTAGGCCCTCCGGGTCGATTGCGCTGATCTCCAGAGCCAAAAAAAGCTCAGAAGGAAGTGTCACCTTGGCCCGCTTGCTCGCGGCTAGCAACAGATCCTTGAAAGGGACAAAATGGGTGCCTTCAGTAACATCCCCGTTTGTGTTCTGCGGTCCGTAGATAACGAAATGGCCGAGGGCTGATTGACCGCATTCAACCAGgacctccatcatcttcaaaaacccatcatcaatgTCCCCGGCTAGGTCCTATGTGCCAATGGCATAATACAGCACCATTGCCGTCGCCTATTGACGGAACGATGAGGAGCATTTTCAATACTGTGTCTCGGTGTACATCATCAATCGACTTTCGCAAGCTGTCGTACAAGCTGTTCAAATCTGATGGTGTTTTCAGCAACAATCCTTCCAGCGCTTGAAAACTCTCACCGGTGGCTGTTGTGTCTCGTAGTTGGAGAGTTATGAGGTATGCCTGAAAAAAGACTCCTTCAGCTCGGCATACCACATGGTCCGTAAGAGCCTTGTAGAAGGAGCTTGTCGCATCGAACGACGAATGCCGCTTAAACGTATTTTGCACAACACTCAAAATGTCCCACCGAGTGAGCTCATGGAGGTTGACCCGAAGTTCGCAAGGACCAAGTTGAGGAAAACCATTTCGGGGCGAGAACTGACAAGCATCTTGATATTGGCATGTAGAGACCATGACCGAAGCTGCGCGACGAGGTCTTGATGGCTGTGGCGGTGAGCAGGGTCGTGTTTGAACTCATCCAAGCCGTCGATCATGAAGTAAAAGCAGGTGTTGCGTGGAACAGACACCTCGATGAGATTCTGAAACCCTTCTTGCAACTTGGCGGGGAATCGAAAGTAGGGCTCGTCGATGTGTGATTCAACGGTGGTAGTGCCAAATACTTGGCACGCTGTCAGAAAGACATCTCGAATCAAACTTGGACAGTTTGCAAGGACTGAGAACAAGATGGACCGAT
The sequence above is a segment of the Podospora pseudoanserina strain CBS 124.78 chromosome 5, whole genome shotgun sequence genome. Coding sequences within it:
- a CDS encoding hypothetical protein (EggNog:ENOG503P1CI; COG:S), whose translation is MQQSLHGLYRSILFSVLANCPSLIRDVFLTACQVFGTTTVESHIDEPYFRFPAKLQEGFQNLIEVSVPRNTCFYFMIDGLDEFKHDPAHRHSHQDLVAQLRSWSLHANIKMLVSSRPEMVFLNLVLANFGSTSMSSLGGTF